From a single Bryobacter aggregatus MPL3 genomic region:
- the guaA gene encoding glutamine-hydrolyzing GMP synthase, with protein sequence MTKQPQITVLDAGGQYCHLIARRVRELGVYAEVQPSEIAAEKLEDRRGIIISGGPASVYESGSPQVDPEIFSLGIPVLGICYGMQLMAHHLEGGAVIKGVRGEYGMAQLNVTQQDRLFEGFQSVSQVWMSHRDRVGQAPEDFEVTAATATCPIAAIANDWRKLYGIQFHPEVVHTHGGKIILGNFLFTIAGCAQDWSPTHQLEQLEDEIRSTARGRNVFFFASGGVDSTVAFSLCLRALGKDRVHAAYVDTGLMREGETEFVREVFTKMAGDSFEVVDAKQEFLEKLTGLVEPEAKRKAIGEEFVAVQERVLETGPFLNGKWILGQGTIYPDTIESGGTAKAEVIKTHHNRVAGIQALIDAGRLIEPLAQFYKDEVRQVGAAIGVSDELLDRHPFPGPGLAIRCLCSAEVKAARQVDAGYILPVLSVGVQGDARTYRATLALENYSEAAFHTATESINQLADVNRVVALVQTAAPLASFTSQVAAIDATRLERLRRCDAIVRRLSVESGFEEKVWQFPVVLLPCGILGKPDSIVLRPIDSVDGMTAQAVPMPEALLKQMCEELMAVNGVCAVFYDLTNKPPATIEWE encoded by the coding sequence TTGACGAAACAACCGCAAATCACCGTTCTGGACGCGGGCGGGCAATACTGCCACCTGATCGCCCGCCGGGTTCGTGAACTGGGCGTCTACGCAGAGGTCCAACCGAGCGAGATCGCCGCTGAAAAATTAGAGGACCGCCGTGGCATCATCATTTCCGGCGGCCCGGCCAGTGTCTATGAATCTGGCAGCCCGCAAGTGGACCCCGAGATCTTCTCGTTGGGTATCCCCGTACTGGGGATCTGCTACGGCATGCAGTTGATGGCGCACCACCTTGAGGGCGGCGCAGTCATCAAAGGCGTCCGGGGGGAATACGGCATGGCGCAGTTGAACGTCACCCAGCAGGACCGCCTCTTTGAGGGCTTCCAGTCGGTCTCGCAGGTTTGGATGTCCCATCGCGACCGGGTGGGCCAGGCGCCGGAAGATTTCGAAGTCACCGCCGCTACCGCCACCTGCCCCATCGCCGCCATCGCCAATGACTGGCGCAAGCTCTATGGCATCCAGTTCCACCCGGAAGTGGTCCATACGCACGGGGGCAAGATCATCCTCGGCAATTTCCTGTTCACCATTGCAGGCTGTGCACAGGACTGGAGCCCAACCCACCAGTTGGAGCAGTTGGAAGACGAAATCCGCAGCACCGCGCGCGGGCGCAATGTCTTCTTCTTCGCCTCCGGTGGCGTCGATTCGACCGTCGCCTTCTCCCTTTGTCTGCGAGCTCTCGGCAAAGACCGGGTCCACGCCGCCTATGTCGATACCGGGCTGATGCGCGAAGGCGAAACCGAATTCGTGCGGGAAGTCTTCACGAAGATGGCAGGCGACTCCTTTGAAGTTGTCGACGCCAAGCAGGAATTTCTCGAAAAGCTGACCGGCTTGGTGGAGCCCGAGGCGAAGCGCAAGGCAATTGGCGAGGAGTTTGTGGCTGTCCAGGAGCGGGTTCTCGAAACCGGACCCTTCCTCAACGGCAAATGGATTCTCGGGCAGGGGACGATCTATCCTGACACAATCGAGAGCGGCGGAACGGCGAAGGCCGAGGTCATCAAGACCCACCACAACCGTGTCGCCGGCATCCAGGCTCTCATTGACGCGGGCCGTCTGATTGAGCCGCTCGCGCAATTTTATAAGGATGAAGTTCGCCAGGTGGGCGCGGCGATTGGCGTCTCGGACGAATTGCTCGATCGCCATCCTTTCCCCGGCCCGGGACTGGCGATCCGCTGCCTCTGCTCGGCAGAGGTGAAGGCGGCGCGCCAAGTGGACGCGGGTTATATTTTGCCGGTACTGAGTGTGGGAGTGCAGGGCGATGCGAGAACCTACCGCGCGACCTTGGCGCTGGAAAACTATTCGGAGGCCGCCTTCCACACGGCAACCGAGTCTATCAATCAGCTTGCCGATGTGAACCGGGTGGTCGCACTGGTGCAGACGGCGGCTCCGCTCGCCTCCTTCACCTCGCAGGTCGCGGCAATCGACGCCACGCGTCTCGAACGCCTGCGCCGCTGTGACGCGATCGTCCGGAGGCTGTCGGTGGAGAGCGGATTTGAGGAGAAGGTCTGGCAGTTCCCCGTGGTGTTGCTGCCATGCGGGATACTAGGAAAGCCCGATAGCATCGTTCTCCGCCCGATCGACAGCGTGGATGGCATGACGGCGCAAGCGGTTCCGATGCCGGAGGCCCTCCTCAAGCAGATGTGCGAAGAGCTGATGGCGGTCAACGGTGTCTGCGCAGTATTCTACGATCTAACGAACAAACCACCCGCGACGATCGAGTGGGAATAG
- a CDS encoding S41 family peptidase, giving the protein MDEVNAATSEDDIKAGLRVFSKVYEVVEDNFADKVSADKVIYQGAIPGMLRTLDPHSNFFDPKMYATMRDDQRGRYFGVGMTIGQRNGRIIVMAPFPASPAYKAGIRPGDIIAEVNDKKTDNMSTSDVADLLKGPRGTQAQIVVQREGVDKPLTLNITRDEIPRKSVKDAFWVKPGIMYLDVESFNENTSSEVNENFKRLGEKNVKGLILDLRNNPGGLLNEGVAVAGRFLQKGQLVVSHRGRANPERTYVERRGNNGFDYPIVVVVNKYSASAAEIVSGALQDHDRAWVIGEDTFGKGLVQTVYPLSENTGLALTTAKYYTPSGRLIQRDYSNISFFDYYYRKDTELKNPKDVKMTDSGRAVYGGNGIAPDEKFVPTKLNPFQIELLRRASFFSFIPTYFNGKEAKLPQGWAPDAAVMDQFKAFLKKQNATFTEDDFKANLPWVKTTLQAEFYKTAFDIDEAGRYEIETDPEVQRAIEALPKARELGDKAKKMIVQRMAPPA; this is encoded by the coding sequence TTGGATGAAGTCAACGCGGCAACATCCGAGGACGACATCAAAGCTGGCCTGCGGGTCTTCTCAAAGGTCTATGAGGTTGTCGAAGACAATTTTGCCGATAAAGTGAGCGCCGACAAGGTGATTTACCAGGGAGCCATCCCCGGTATGCTCCGGACCCTCGACCCCCACTCCAACTTCTTCGATCCGAAAATGTATGCCACCATGCGCGACGACCAGCGCGGGCGCTATTTCGGGGTCGGGATGACGATTGGCCAGCGCAACGGCCGTATCATCGTGATGGCGCCGTTCCCCGCCTCGCCCGCCTATAAAGCCGGCATCCGGCCCGGCGACATCATCGCCGAGGTGAACGACAAGAAGACGGACAACATGAGCACCTCTGACGTGGCCGACCTGCTGAAAGGTCCCCGTGGCACCCAGGCTCAGATCGTGGTCCAACGCGAGGGCGTCGACAAGCCGCTCACCCTCAACATTACCCGCGATGAGATCCCGCGCAAGAGCGTGAAGGATGCCTTCTGGGTGAAGCCGGGCATCATGTACCTCGACGTGGAATCCTTCAACGAGAACACCAGCTCCGAGGTGAACGAGAACTTCAAGCGTCTGGGCGAAAAGAATGTCAAAGGGTTGATCCTCGACCTGCGCAATAATCCCGGCGGCCTCCTCAATGAAGGCGTTGCCGTTGCGGGCCGCTTCCTGCAAAAGGGACAGCTCGTCGTCTCCCACCGGGGCCGGGCCAACCCGGAGCGCACCTATGTCGAGCGGCGCGGGAACAATGGTTTTGACTATCCCATCGTCGTCGTCGTGAACAAGTATTCCGCTTCCGCTGCAGAGATCGTCTCGGGCGCATTGCAGGATCATGACCGTGCCTGGGTGATTGGGGAAGATACCTTCGGCAAGGGTCTCGTGCAGACGGTGTACCCCTTGAGCGAGAACACCGGCCTCGCGCTCACTACCGCCAAGTACTACACGCCGAGCGGCCGCCTGATCCAGCGCGACTACTCGAACATCAGCTTCTTCGACTACTACTACCGCAAAGATACCGAACTGAAAAACCCCAAGGACGTCAAGATGACGGATTCGGGCCGGGCGGTCTATGGGGGCAATGGAATCGCTCCCGACGAGAAATTCGTCCCCACCAAACTGAATCCCTTCCAGATCGAGCTCCTGCGCCGGGCTTCCTTCTTCAGCTTCATTCCCACCTACTTCAATGGAAAGGAAGCGAAGCTGCCGCAGGGCTGGGCGCCGGACGCCGCCGTCATGGATCAGTTCAAGGCCTTCCTGAAGAAGCAGAACGCGACCTTCACGGAAGACGACTTCAAGGCGAATCTGCCCTGGGTGAAAACCACCCTGCAGGCGGAGTTCTATAAGACGGCCTTCGATATCGACGAAGCAGGCCGCTATGAGATCGAGACCGACCCTGAAGTGCAGCGGGCGATCGAAGCGCTGCCCAAGGCGCGCGAGCTGGGAGACAAGGCGAAGAAGATGATCGTACAGCGCATGGCTCCTCCGGCCTAG
- a CDS encoding TlpA family protein disulfide reductase: MHRLLGVILLLSPIATLCAQPSPPTFVQAVEAYNSGRIPEARRLFEESIRISPDFFRIYDPYWRSVGRMDDAAERKVIIEWNLRYLETVPETKRDEDYYAAVTTGHGILGNREKATSFEDICVARFPAGRLAQQKRLQRADTEKDPLRAAKAYSDYLTAFGENVSWASLAANSRFRLLEQNPQLFSTQDLTAAASEAEQRSLVFFRNFSDPLRHVNAMRGMAEALTKRDPAAALQFAHRGIQFIEEQWPLTNALHEEDRRAFWPVLLQAYLAQSNWKAASKIAETMLRELDGALASGKKEPNFDERKLRLDYAKALDQLQQPEAAQRERRLADTPDRNRGDRMQGIRTQLLASEKKRAAKPFTLQDLSGEKVSLEDYRGRTLILSMWATWCGPCAAELMAFSAEFDRYRADPTVAFLAISVDSDKEAVPVAAKERGYRFPILLSDGSIDEFYQTDAIPKLYVIDGAGQIRFQVDGYLADGDFQQKIAWMLEAARK, encoded by the coding sequence ATGCACCGACTCCTTGGCGTGATTCTTCTCTTGTCTCCGATTGCCACGCTCTGTGCGCAACCGTCGCCCCCTACCTTTGTCCAAGCCGTGGAGGCTTACAACTCAGGACGTATCCCGGAAGCCCGGCGTCTCTTTGAAGAGAGCATCCGCATCTCCCCAGATTTCTTTCGCATTTATGACCCCTACTGGAGAAGCGTCGGGCGCATGGACGATGCGGCGGAGCGAAAAGTGATCATCGAATGGAATCTTCGCTATCTCGAGACAGTGCCAGAAACGAAGCGAGACGAGGACTACTACGCAGCCGTCACTACGGGCCATGGAATCCTCGGCAATCGAGAGAAAGCAACCTCCTTCGAAGATATCTGTGTCGCTAGATTTCCAGCCGGAAGACTGGCCCAGCAAAAGCGGCTCCAACGCGCTGACACAGAGAAAGATCCACTGCGAGCGGCAAAGGCCTACTCCGACTATCTAACGGCATTCGGCGAGAACGTGAGTTGGGCCTCCTTAGCGGCCAATTCCCGGTTCCGCTTGCTCGAACAGAACCCGCAACTCTTCTCCACCCAGGACCTGACCGCAGCCGCAAGCGAAGCAGAGCAGCGAAGCCTCGTCTTTTTCAGGAATTTTTCAGATCCATTGCGCCATGTCAACGCGATGCGAGGCATGGCCGAGGCACTCACCAAGCGCGACCCGGCAGCGGCATTGCAGTTTGCCCATCGCGGCATCCAATTCATTGAGGAGCAATGGCCGCTCACAAACGCGCTCCACGAGGAGGATCGCCGCGCGTTCTGGCCGGTACTATTGCAAGCGTATCTGGCGCAAAGCAATTGGAAGGCCGCCTCAAAAATCGCCGAAACGATGCTGCGGGAACTGGATGGCGCGCTGGCGTCAGGCAAGAAGGAGCCCAACTTCGACGAGAGAAAGCTGCGGCTCGATTATGCAAAGGCGCTCGACCAATTGCAGCAGCCAGAAGCCGCGCAACGCGAGCGCCGGCTGGCCGATACTCCAGACCGCAATCGTGGGGATCGGATGCAAGGCATCCGCACGCAGCTGCTCGCCTCAGAGAAGAAACGGGCGGCGAAGCCCTTCACGCTGCAAGACCTATCCGGTGAAAAAGTTTCCCTCGAGGATTATCGGGGCCGCACGCTCATCCTCAGCATGTGGGCGACCTGGTGCGGCCCCTGTGCCGCGGAATTGATGGCGTTCAGTGCGGAGTTTGACCGCTATCGCGCAGATCCGACCGTCGCCTTCCTGGCCATCAGCGTGGACAGCGATAAGGAAGCGGTCCCCGTCGCGGCGAAAGAGCGTGGCTATCGCTTCCCGATTCTTCTCAGCGATGGCAGCATCGATGAGTTCTACCAGACCGACGCAATCCCCAAGCTCTACGTGATCGATGGCGCCGGCCAGATTCGCTTCCAGGTGGATGGATATCTGGCCGACGGCGACTTCCAGCAAAAGATTGCCTGGATGCTGGAAGCCGCCAGAAAATAG
- a CDS encoding DUF1501 domain-containing protein, translated as MASRRAFLRRSGIAMFGIGSSPLWLQRAMAVNSSKKILVAIFQRGAADGLNIVVPHGENAYYSGRPSIAIPKPGAAPASAVDLDGFFGLHPNLKALKPIFDEKKLAIVHACGSPDPTRSHFDAQDYMESGTPGLKATRDGWLNRAIPQVAGQSPIRAVSVGPVLARTLRGNNAAVALSSVRGFQVQDKKAGDDYMSRYAASVDTQLKGTGRETFEAIRLLDALRKTEYKPANGAVYPTGRLGPSLKQIAQMIRADAGLEVAFADIGGWDHHVNEVGATALDGPLAGLLREFGDSLAAFYQDLGPRMDDVVVVTMSEFGRTARENGNRGTDHGHANVMFTMGGAMQGGKVYGPWPGMEREQLYEERDLDVTTDFRDVLSTVVQRHLGQPSLSKIFPGYQPKSLLPIFG; from the coding sequence ATGGCAAGCAGAAGAGCGTTCCTTCGCCGTTCGGGAATCGCCATGTTTGGCATCGGAAGTTCGCCGCTGTGGCTGCAACGCGCCATGGCCGTCAACTCAAGTAAGAAGATCCTGGTTGCGATTTTCCAGCGTGGAGCCGCCGACGGACTCAATATCGTCGTGCCGCACGGAGAAAACGCCTACTACAGCGGACGCCCGAGTATCGCGATTCCGAAGCCTGGAGCCGCGCCTGCTTCTGCGGTGGATCTGGACGGATTCTTCGGCCTCCATCCAAATCTGAAGGCGCTCAAACCCATCTTTGACGAAAAGAAGCTGGCCATTGTTCACGCCTGCGGCAGTCCGGACCCGACGCGCAGCCACTTCGATGCGCAGGACTACATGGAGAGCGGCACGCCGGGCCTGAAGGCGACGCGCGACGGCTGGCTGAACCGGGCGATTCCGCAGGTGGCGGGGCAATCGCCCATCCGGGCTGTTTCCGTCGGTCCGGTCTTGGCCCGCACTCTCCGGGGCAACAATGCGGCGGTGGCCTTGAGCAGTGTGCGTGGCTTTCAAGTGCAGGACAAGAAGGCAGGCGACGACTATATGAGCCGTTACGCCGCCTCGGTTGACACGCAACTCAAAGGCACGGGCCGCGAGACCTTCGAGGCAATCCGTCTGCTCGATGCACTCCGCAAAACGGAGTACAAGCCTGCCAATGGCGCCGTCTACCCGACGGGCCGGCTGGGGCCGAGCCTGAAGCAGATTGCGCAGATGATCCGGGCCGATGCCGGGCTCGAGGTTGCCTTTGCCGATATCGGCGGTTGGGATCATCATGTCAATGAAGTGGGGGCGACGGCGCTCGATGGTCCGCTGGCCGGGTTGCTGCGGGAATTCGGCGATAGCCTGGCGGCGTTTTATCAGGATCTGGGACCGCGCATGGACGATGTGGTGGTCGTGACGATGAGCGAGTTTGGCAGGACGGCCCGAGAGAACGGCAATCGGGGCACAGACCACGGTCATGCAAACGTGATGTTCACGATGGGCGGGGCGATGCAAGGTGGCAAGGTCTACGGCCCCTGGCCGGGCATGGAGCGGGAACAACTCTACGAGGAACGGGACCTGGACGTCACTACCGATTTTCGTGATGTTTTAAGTACTGTCGTGCAGCGCCATCTGGGGCAGCCAAGTCTGTCCAAAATCTTTCCCGGCTATCAGCCCAAATCGTTGCTGCCGATCTTTGGCTAA
- a CDS encoding DUF1800 domain-containing protein: MNSKAFQTQHLVRTIAVLALLLSPLAARNSKKPNEADAKFREKLAKEKQGEHALSRLSFGPRPQDREKLRKLGLKKWIELQLNPTSIPENPELLEKLAAMPTLLLPMEALLVQYPTPQILTAFAAGKITPPENPELRETYTRLSARYKPRNEESKSAAELENEANQKAAAERRRRIGVMSTEERNGILRSTAPQQAIAGELTESKLYRAVLSERQLHEVLVDFWFNHFNVYLDKGADHWLTTAYEREAIRPFVLGHFQEMLLATAESPAMLFFLDNWQSVSEAPADRPRKTQSKRPVRGLNENYARELMELHTLGVDGGYTQKDVQEVARCFTGWTIEEPNRLGKFKFNERVHDKGEKLVLGVTIPAGGGIEDGIKVIEILAKHPATARFLSRKLAQRFVADEPPKALVERMAASFLKSEGDLKVVMRTMLNSPEFFSAGAYRAKMKSPLEVVAAALRATEAKITNAVPASQAIANMGQPLYRKQEPTGYSNNSEEWVNSAGLLARMNFAIALSNNKINGVSIDKDRYAEIARSTGAPEGQRR, from the coding sequence ATGAACAGCAAAGCCTTCCAGACACAGCACTTGGTTCGGACAATTGCCGTTTTGGCTTTGCTCCTGAGTCCTCTGGCTGCCAGAAACTCGAAGAAGCCAAACGAAGCCGATGCGAAGTTTCGCGAGAAACTGGCGAAAGAAAAACAAGGGGAGCACGCACTCAGCCGCCTCAGCTTCGGCCCCCGGCCTCAGGATCGCGAAAAGCTCCGGAAGCTCGGCCTCAAGAAGTGGATCGAATTGCAGTTGAACCCGACTTCGATCCCGGAGAATCCTGAGCTGCTCGAAAAGCTCGCGGCGATGCCAACGCTTTTGCTGCCGATGGAGGCATTGCTCGTCCAATACCCGACTCCCCAGATTCTGACTGCCTTTGCCGCGGGAAAAATCACGCCACCTGAAAACCCCGAACTCCGGGAGACCTACACCCGGCTCAGTGCACGTTACAAGCCTCGTAACGAGGAAAGCAAATCGGCGGCGGAGTTAGAAAACGAAGCCAATCAGAAAGCCGCGGCAGAGCGGCGGCGCCGGATCGGCGTCATGAGTACGGAGGAGCGTAACGGCATTCTGCGCAGCACCGCTCCCCAGCAGGCGATTGCGGGAGAACTCACCGAGTCGAAACTCTATCGAGCCGTGCTGAGCGAGCGGCAGTTGCACGAGGTACTGGTCGATTTCTGGTTCAATCACTTCAACGTCTATCTCGATAAGGGAGCCGACCACTGGCTCACCACCGCTTATGAGCGCGAAGCGATCCGGCCTTTTGTGCTCGGCCACTTCCAGGAGATGCTGCTGGCAACAGCCGAGAGTCCGGCGATGCTGTTTTTTCTTGATAACTGGCAAAGCGTCAGCGAAGCGCCTGCAGACCGGCCGCGGAAAACGCAGTCCAAGCGGCCGGTCCGGGGCCTCAACGAGAACTATGCACGCGAACTCATGGAATTGCACACGCTGGGCGTAGACGGCGGCTATACCCAGAAGGATGTGCAGGAAGTGGCCCGCTGCTTTACGGGCTGGACGATTGAGGAGCCCAACCGGTTGGGGAAGTTCAAGTTCAACGAGCGCGTGCATGACAAGGGCGAGAAGCTTGTTTTAGGGGTCACGATTCCGGCCGGCGGGGGTATCGAAGACGGCATCAAGGTCATCGAGATTCTGGCCAAGCATCCTGCGACGGCGCGATTCCTGTCCCGCAAGCTGGCACAACGTTTTGTGGCGGACGAGCCTCCCAAGGCGCTAGTGGAACGGATGGCTGCCAGCTTTCTCAAATCGGAAGGAGACCTCAAGGTGGTCATGCGCACGATGCTGAATAGCCCTGAATTCTTCAGTGCGGGCGCGTATCGGGCGAAAATGAAGAGTCCGCTCGAGGTGGTGGCAGCTGCGCTGCGGGCGACAGAAGCGAAGATCACGAATGCCGTGCCTGCCTCCCAGGCCATCGCCAACATGGGCCAGCCGCTCTATCGCAAACAGGAGCCCACTGGCTATTCGAATAACAGCGAGGAATGGGTGAACTCAGCTGGACTTTTAGCGCGCATGAACTTTGCCATCGCGCTCAGCAACAATAAGATCAACGGCGTCAGCATCGATAAAGATCGCTATGCCGAGATCGCCAGAAGTACCGGCGCGCCCGAGGGACAGCGCCGCTAG
- a CDS encoding MerR family transcriptional regulator: MVANGPEQKGVGMVKTKKAKFDFLVPSPSFSSQDVSSITGVSLRQLQWWDEKKVVSPRQEGHRRLYLAEEVLEISLIAELRRKGFSLQKIRRVLRFMQKQVGKRLMEVLDEQAELHLVTDGKTIHLEEDAKRIIDLMKNARLPMFLVCISDQIRRISETLPANRKPVGRELSVAHPAKKARIV; encoded by the coding sequence GTGGTCGCAAACGGACCAGAACAGAAAGGGGTTGGAATGGTTAAAACGAAAAAGGCAAAATTTGATTTTTTAGTACCCTCACCATCCTTCTCCTCCCAGGACGTGTCCTCCATTACCGGCGTCAGCTTGCGCCAGTTGCAGTGGTGGGATGAAAAGAAAGTAGTCTCCCCCCGGCAGGAAGGGCACCGCCGCCTCTACCTGGCCGAAGAAGTTCTGGAAATCTCGCTGATTGCCGAGTTGCGCCGCAAGGGATTCTCATTGCAGAAGATCCGCCGCGTCCTCCGCTTCATGCAGAAGCAGGTCGGCAAGCGGCTGATGGAAGTGCTCGACGAGCAAGCGGAGCTGCATTTGGTGACCGACGGCAAGACCATTCATCTCGAAGAAGACGCCAAGCGCATCATCGATCTGATGAAGAATGCGCGCCTGCCGATGTTCCTGGTCTGCATCAGCGACCAGATCCGCCGCATCTCCGAAACCCTGCCCGCCAACCGGAAACCCGTCGGCCGCGAGCTCTCCGTCGCCCATCCTGCGAAAAAAGCACGGATCGTTTAA
- a CDS encoding N-acetylmuramoyl-L-alanine amidase, producing the protein MNRISPRQVLNPLIDARASKIEDPIEKLRFLRHSDRRVGQVETVLGRPRYWWLRNRKLWLAVFFALLVPSLTLFRPATPLAPAAEFVPPAPAVPRSFAESPLEKVWLVETKGGVETWSNGLHIETRYATTNRPREYYVWNRNLPASSLTQLPSKQAAGIVFHTTESTLEDLVEHKTSRLKLLGESLVQFAREEKAYHYVIDRFGRVFRVVAESDAANHAGKSIWADSKWAYIQLNESFLAVSFETQTRRGDEPPVVSQAQIDAGRLLTRMLRARYEIAATNCVTHAQVSVNTSNFLIGYHTDWAGNFPFEEIGLPDNYAQPLGSLQLFGFSYDNTFFAATGTRMWKGLGSSEDLIRAEAKEKSLSIAQLRTQLRNNYRRLSALLPENNSPMAEKTIADSERSQ; encoded by the coding sequence TTGAATCGGATTTCTCCACGACAAGTATTAAATCCGCTGATCGATGCACGGGCTTCAAAGATTGAAGACCCGATCGAGAAATTGCGCTTTCTCCGGCACAGCGACCGCCGGGTGGGCCAAGTCGAAACGGTTCTCGGGCGGCCCCGCTATTGGTGGCTCCGGAATCGGAAGCTCTGGCTTGCTGTGTTTTTTGCTCTCCTGGTCCCGAGCTTGACACTGTTTCGACCGGCGACGCCACTGGCTCCGGCTGCGGAGTTTGTCCCGCCAGCGCCGGCTGTCCCACGAAGCTTTGCAGAATCGCCACTGGAGAAGGTCTGGCTTGTCGAGACCAAAGGGGGCGTGGAGACCTGGTCGAATGGCCTGCACATTGAAACACGCTATGCGACCACCAATCGCCCCCGGGAATACTACGTGTGGAACCGGAATCTTCCTGCCTCCTCGCTGACGCAGTTGCCCAGCAAGCAGGCGGCGGGAATCGTATTCCACACCACAGAAAGTACGCTCGAAGATCTGGTGGAACATAAAACCTCCCGGTTGAAGTTGCTGGGGGAATCGCTCGTGCAATTTGCCCGGGAAGAGAAGGCCTATCACTATGTCATTGACCGCTTTGGCCGCGTGTTCCGTGTGGTGGCTGAATCCGATGCGGCCAATCATGCGGGCAAGTCGATCTGGGCCGATAGCAAATGGGCTTATATCCAATTGAACGAATCGTTTCTTGCTGTGTCTTTTGAGACACAAACCCGTCGCGGAGACGAGCCGCCGGTGGTCTCGCAGGCGCAAATTGATGCGGGCCGCCTGCTCACCCGCATGCTGCGGGCCCGCTATGAGATCGCAGCCACCAACTGTGTTACGCATGCGCAGGTTTCCGTGAACACCAGCAATTTCCTGATCGGCTACCATACCGATTGGGCGGGCAACTTCCCATTTGAAGAAATCGGCTTGCCCGACAACTACGCACAGCCGCTGGGCAGTCTCCAGCTATTTGGATTTAGCTATGACAACACTTTCTTTGCCGCCACTGGAACAAGGATGTGGAAGGGCTTAGGAAGTTCTGAAGACCTGATCCGGGCGGAAGCCAAAGAAAAATCGCTCTCCATCGCGCAACTCCGGACCCAGTTGCGAAACAATTACCGACGCCTGAGTGCGCTGTTGCCTGAGAACAACTCGCCCATGGCCGAGAAAACTATTGCAGACTCTGAACGAAGCCAGTGA